Below is a window of Mycobacterium dioxanotrophicus DNA.
GACGGTGACAAGCAGTTCATCTCAGGTGCGGGCAGCTCGGACATCTACGTGGTGATGGCCCGTACCGGCGCGGAGGGGCCGCGGGGCATCTCTGCGTTCCTTGTCGAAAAGGACACGCCCGGGCTGACTTTCGGCGCGCAGGAGCAGAAGATGGGCTGGAACGCGCAGCCCACGGCGCAGGTGATCTTCGACGGCGTTCGGATACCCGCCGATGCGCTGCTCGGCGGCACCGAGGGCACCGGGTTCGGCATCGCGATGAACGGGCTCAACGGGGGGCGCATCAACATCGCCGCCTGTTCGCTCGGCGGGGCACAGGCCGCGCACGACAAGGCGGTCGCCTACCTGGCCGACCGGCAGGCGTTCGGCGGAGCCCTGCTCGACGAGCCCACCATCCGGTTCACGCTGGCCGACATGGCCACCGGACTGGAGACGTCGCGAAACATGTTGTGGCGGGCGGCCTCCGCGTTGGACGGCAACCACCCCGACAAGGTGACGCTGTGCGCGATGGCCAAGCGCTACGTCACCGACACCTGCTTCGAGGTGGCCGATCAGGCCCTGCAGCTGCATGGTGGCTACGGCTACCTGCGGGAGTACGGGTTGGAGAAAATCGTCCGCGATCTACGGGTGCACCGCATCCTTGAGGGAACCAACGAAATCATGCGCGTGGTGATCGGGCGCGCGACCGCGGGCAGAGCCCGCAATTCAGCAGAAGCGGGCAGAGCCCGCGTGGGATAGGAGTTGCACGTGAGCACAATCGCTTTCCTG
It encodes the following:
- a CDS encoding acyl-CoA dehydrogenase family protein, coding for MDLYELDDDERVIAETAAAFAEKRIAPYALEWDETHHFPVDVLREAAELGMAAIYCQEDAGGSGLRRLDAVRIFEQLAAADPAIAAFLSIHNMCAWMVDSFGTEEQRKTWVPRLASMDAIASYCLTEPGAGSDAAALRTRAVRDGDDWVLDGDKQFISGAGSSDIYVVMARTGAEGPRGISAFLVEKDTPGLTFGAQEQKMGWNAQPTAQVIFDGVRIPADALLGGTEGTGFGIAMNGLNGGRINIAACSLGGAQAAHDKAVAYLADRQAFGGALLDEPTIRFTLADMATGLETSRNMLWRAASALDGNHPDKVTLCAMAKRYVTDTCFEVADQALQLHGGYGYLREYGLEKIVRDLRVHRILEGTNEIMRVVIGRATAGRARNSAEAGRARVG